ATGCCCTCCCGGGGATAATGTCATCAGGCGAGCCGGATCTGGTGCTGTCGAGCAGCCGTGAGGGATTCCAATTCGATTTCACAGCGGACGCGGGGCTATTATCCAGCCTGGGAATTACCTTGGGGGAGAAGCTTGAAGTAGAGGTTCATTCTGCTGAGGGGCCATCGGCCCGGATATTGCCGGGACAGATTGCAGAGATCAAGAGCGCTGAGGCGCGTGCCGGAAGTCCGGCCAGTGAGGATACCAGCAGGGCGGAGGACATCGCACAGAAGACGGTCTTCATTGTAATGAATGACGGTTCGCTTCAGGGGGGAGAGCAGGTTCAGTTCCAGATGAAGAAGCCGTCCCTTCAGGAGGGAGTGGTGGTACCGACTAAGGCCATCCATCAGACGGGCGGGCGCAGTTTCGTTTATACCATCGAGGAGCAGCGGGGGGCACTAGGCAATACGTTTGTCGCCCGTGAGGTTCAGATCCGCTCCAGTATCACGAACGGCCCGGACAGCATGATTATGGCGGATAACCTGTATGGGGATGAGAAGATTATTCTGGAGAGCAGTGAGCCCTTGCAGGACGGGAACCGCGTACGTCTGCAATAGCCGTAGGAGTACGGTCTACTATACGAACAATTATTGGAGGTAGTGAAAGATGAAGAGGATTAACAAAATGGGCTGGCTGGGGATGAGCCTTGCTTTTACAACGATGATGTCAGCATGTAGTTCAGGGAACAGTGCAGAAGCTCCAAACGCAGGAGGAAAGACGGTTCTTACGTTATCGGTTCAGCAGGATAGTGAGTTCTACCGTGCGGTAGAGCAGAAGTTTGAACAGGCTTATCCGGATATAGACTTGCAGATTCAGGCGTATAAGGGGATCAGCGAGAAGATGGAGGGTCCGGATTATGAGAAGTATCAGAAAACCGCCGGTACGGCACTGCTCTCAGGCAAAGGAGCCGATATTTATGAAACGGGCAGCCTGCCCGCCAGTGATTACGTGAGCAAGAAGCTATTCCTTGATATGGATGATTACCTCAAGCAGTCGAAGACGCTGAAGAAGGAGGACCTGCAAATGAATGTGCTGAATGCGCTGAAGGTGAACGGGGGCACCTATATCATTCCGTCCGGGTTCAGCCTGAGAGCATTCCTTGGAGACGGGGATGTACTTAAGCAAGCGGAGATCAACGATAAGAGCTGGACCTGGCAGGATTGGAAGAAAATCTCCAAATCGCTGATTGCATCGGAGCAGCAGGAGGGGTCCGCACACCGATACGCGCTTCCGAATAATCCGCCGGATATGCTGCTTCAGGAGATGGTATTCGACGGCTATAACCAGTTCGTAGACGTAGCTGCGCGCAAGGCCAAGTTTGATTCACCTGCCTTCATCTTTATGATGCGGGAGATTAACGAGATGTATCAGGAGAAATTGATGACCACTGAGCCGGTGGAGACCGAGAATCAATTGTTCTATTCTGCCGTTATACACAACCCGGCGGATTTCATCAACGTTCCGTATACCTATTTCGCCAATCCGAAGCTGCTGTATAAGCCGCATAGCGGAAACTCCGGTGCCATGAGAATTATTCCGAACTATACGTTTGCGATACAGGCCAAATCGCCGGTTGCCGAACAAGCCTGGACGTTCATGGAATTCCTGCTCTCTGATGAAGTTCAGTCTCTGCAGAGCAGAGAAGGCTTTTCCCTGCTCAGATCGCTTAATGACAAGCAGTTCAGTGAGCTTCAGCAGCAGGTGAAGAGCGGAACGTATAAGCTCCCGGACGGCAAGCTTGCCAGTGTTCCAGAGGGACAATTCAAGGTGTTCCAAGACATGATGGATACAGCGGATAACTTCGCCATGATGGATGTGAAGATTCTGAGCATCATCGGCGAGGAAGCAAACGCGTTCTTCAGCGGACAGAAGACGGCTGAGGATGTGGCCAAGCTGATTCAGAACAAGGCGACTACGTACCTTAACGAATAGATCAAAGCCTGGGAGGTCCCGGTATGAAGCGAACCACGATTCTAATCGCAGAGGACGAAATGGAGATTGCCGACCTGATTGCCCTGCACCTTCAGAAGGAAGGGTATCACTGTATCCAGGTGCCTGACGGCCGGGCCGCGGTGCAGGCCATTCAGTCACAGTCCATTGATCTGGCGATCCTGGATATTATGATGCCGGAGCTGGACGGGTACGAGGTTACCCGCCAGGTCCGGGTGAAGCATAACCTGCCAATTATCTTTTTAAGCGCCAAGACTTCAGATTTCGATAAGATTACCGGCCTTGTGATGGGAGCGGATGATTATATGATTAAGCCCTTCAACCCTATGGAGCTGCTGGCCCGTGTCAATTCCCAGCTGCGGCGTTCCCGGCAGTTCAGCCAGCCTCCGGCTGCCCAGCAGGCCCCGGTGCTGGAGTCGGGCGGGCTTATGATATCCCCTGACCGGCATACAGTTACGCTATACGGGAAGGCCATTGACCTCACGCCCAAGGAATTCGATATCCTCTATCTGCTGGCCAGCCACTCCAAGCAGGTGTTTAGCGCGGAGAGTATTTTTCAGCAGGTATGGGGCGAAGCGTACTATGAATCCGGCAATACCGTGATGGTGCATATCCGTACGCTGCGCAGGAAGCTGGGCGAGGATCAGAATAAGGACCGCTTCATCCGGACCATCTGGGGTGTCGGGTACACGTTCAATGACTAAGCGGGCCCGGGGCTTCCGGGCCAGATTAGTCCAGTTCCTGGGGGTAAGCATGCTGCTCTCAGCCGGTCTGACCTATGGGATCTTCAAGCTGCTTCAGCTCTACTATTCCGGGGTGAAGTGGGAGGACCCGGAGGCGGAAGTGCGCCGGTTCATCTACAAGCTCGGGGACTTCAACGTATCGCTGATGCTGTTCATTCCGCTGATGCTGATCTTCTTTTTCAAGTTCACCAAGCCTTATATCCGTTATCTTAACGAGATCTCCAGCGGGATTCATCATCTGGCTAACGGGGAGTTTCAGAATCAGGTGAAGATTGCCTCAAGGGATGAGTTCAGCGCGATTGCAGAGGATCTGAATGCGGCAGGGGCTAAGCTGCTGGCAGCGGTGCAACGGGGGGATTTCGCTGAGAGCAGCAAGGACCAGCTGGTTGTCAATCTGGCCCATGATCTGCGTACGCCGCTCACCTCTGTGCTTGGCTATCTGGATCTGATCCTTAAGGAGGAGAAGCTGCCGATGGAGACGATCAGACACTACGCCACCATTGCCTTCACCAAGTCCCAGCGGCTGGAGAAGCTGATTGACGGACTGTTCGAAATCACCAAGATGAACTATGGCACGCTGCCTATGGTGAAGACGCACCTGGATATCGGTGAGCTGCTCCGGCAATTGAACGAGGAGCTATATCCGGTATTTGAGCGGAATGGCCTGACCTCCCGGCTGAAGATTAGCCCCGGCCTAAACGTCTATGGGGATGGGGATCTGCTGGTACGGGTCTTAGGGAATCTGCTGACCAATGCCGCCCGCTATGGGCAGGAAGGCGTATATGTGGATATTAACAGCCGTCCTGATTCAGGTGCAGTAGCGGTTGAGGTGATCAATTACGGGAATCCCATTCCGCCGGAGGAGCAGGCGCATATCTTCGAGATGTATTATTCCGGGGACCGGGCGCGGACTCATCAGGATGGCGGCACGGGTCTGGGTCTGTTCATTGCGCGGAACATCGTAGAGCAGCATGAGGGAACTCTGTCTGTGGAGAGTAACGAGATATGGACAAGATTCGAGATGCGGCTGCCGCAAGCGTAAGCGAAGTTAAGGGAGGAGAGAATCAGAATCATGTATCATTCCAAGCGAAAATATGCTGCTGCCATGCTAAGCCTGGTGGTTCTCAGCCAGTCCATCGCCTTCGGAGCCTATACGGCTGCCGCTAAATCTTCAGCGGGAACAGCGGCGGCCACCGCCTTACCTACTCTCGAGGAACTGGGGGCGGTCTCCTTGAAAAGCGGCGTGAGTGTGAAGCTCCTGAACGCAGCACTTCAGCCTCAGGAGAGCGGGAATATACTCACGTACACCTTGAATTACTACAACGGAACGGGCAGCAATGTAAGCCTGATCGATTATTTCTCCAAGGTCACCACTTCAAGCGGTGCTGTGATTCAAGGCAAGCCGGTAACAGGCAGTGCTGCGGTCAAGTCTATTCCGGCTAACAGCAGTCAACCGGTGACGTACTACGTCAATGCAGGAAAAGCTGCCAAAATTAACGGAGTCCGCATCGCCTTATTCGGCTGGGATTTCAGCCAGGCGAATTACCAGAAGAAGCTGGGAATGTTCACGATTCCCGGCTCCTACTCTACAGTGACTCCCAAGGGCCAGAGCAAGAAGCTGACTCTGGGAGGGCTGCCGGTGACCGGCAAGGCAGAAAGCATGCATATCTATAAGGTGGACGGCAAGGTATATGCCAGGGTTGGAGTCAGCTTCACCAACTCGGGAGCCAAGGTGCTTAAGGATACGGGCCTGAAGGGATACCTTGTATCGCCGGGAGGCCCGATGTTCGAGCTGAAGGCGGACAAGGCTGACACCCCTATCCAGCCCAAGGAGAAAAGAATCCTCTATTACCTGGCAGACCTTCCTTCTTATACGAAGCTGGACAATATGTCCCTGCAATTCGTTCAGGAGGACGATGCGCTGCAAATGAAGCTGCCGGTTGCCGAATATAAGCTGCCTGCGGCGGAATCACCTAACTTTAATGTACCTGTGAACGCTATGAAACGGCTCAAGGTCAATAACAGCCTGATTGAGACCCAGTTAGCCAGTGCGGCGGTGTATTCGGAGGACAATTTGGCGAAGTGGAGCCTGAAATTCCGTGTACGGAACACTGGCAATCAGGCAGTGACGCTGCCGGCGTACCCGTTCAGTCTCATCACAGCCGAGGGGTACAGCTACCCGGTCAGCAATACAGCCCTGGCGGGCCTTATCTTGAAGCCGCTGGAGGAGCAGACCGTAGAACTCAGCGCCGAGCTGCCCCTGAAGCTCAAGCAGGGCGTGCTCCGGCTGCAGATGACTGAACCGGCTGAAGCGGACCGGATTGCCTTCCCGGCAGCGATTTTCCAGATTCCATATTCCTTGCAGCCGGATCATCTGCTGGCTACAGAGTACCCTGTGCAGAACCCTCTGGGGACCTTCGTGGTTAAGCTCGAAGCGGTGGAACGTCTGCCGTGGTCGGACCAGGATCAGGTGGTGACTAAGGTGAGCCTACGCAATACTGGTGCGTCCACGGTGCAGCTCCCGGCGCTTACAGCGCTGCTGAAAGCGGGGGATAAGGACATCAGCGGCAGCGCGCAGCTTGTAATCAATGGCTCCGATACTCATCTGGTTCCCGGGGAGACAGCCGTATTGTATATCGCAGGCAATCTTCCCTATTCCTATAATCTCACGAAGCTGAAGATCATTCTTCAGTATACTTCGGGAGAGGCCAAAGCGAATTTCCTGACCCTGTTCACCAGCCAAGTGGACAATACCCTGAGAACGGCTGCTGCCGGTGAGCCTCTCCATATAGGACTGACCGGCAAGAAGGCAGAGGTGCTGGAGAGACAGACCCGGATCTATCCGGGGACAGATTCCAAGCTGATCTATACAGAGCTGATACTGACCAACGAGGAGTTACGCAAGACCCAGCCGTCACAGCTGGTGGGTTATTACAGAACTGCGGATCAGCAGTATTTCGAAGCGGTAATCAGCCAGCCGGAGGCGGCCCTAAATCCTCTAGAGAAAAGTCTCGTCACCGTCTGGAGTAAGCTTCCGCCGGAGATTAATGCTTCAGAGCTGACCCTCTATCTCGGGGAAGGGATCGCCGCAGGCAAGCTGACAGCACCCGGGGCAGTGCCGACCGCTTATATTGATACCGCAGGTCTGGCTCTTAACGCTACGAATCCTGCACCGCAGCCGTCTCTTCAGAAGCTGGAGCTGTTCCCCTTCGTCATGTCGGTGACCCAGTCCACCGCAACCCTGTCGGAGGACCGCGAGTCTATCGAGGCGAAGCTTAGCTACCGGTTAACCCGCAGCGGGCTGTACGTAGCCGGGACGAATGAGCATAAGCTGGTGGCCGAGCTGATCGATCCGTTCGGCCAGCCTTCGGAGAAGGTTCTGCCTCTGGGCGAGGAACTGACAAGTGCAGGATTGCAGGACACTGTCTCCTTTACGCTGAACAATCGGGCATACAAGGCGCTCACCGGCGCCACGGTACGGGTGAACATCTATGACGAGTTCCAGGGCAAGCGGATGCTGCTGGGCAGCGAGAGTTATGCTGTGGTGTATGAGCGGCCTGCGGCGAAGAAGTAGGAGGGGAGTGATAGGGAAGGCGGCCTGCTTTTCATATTGTATAGGAAACTCTAGTTTTCTCCTACTGTGGACAAGTGCATGTAAATTTGTGAATAAGAGTTCTTTGAATAATTCAAACAGTGACTTTGTTGCTGAATGTATGTGGAAAACAGCATACATTCTGCCCACACGCAGGTGCATGGCCCAAATGTATGTGGAAAACAGCATACATTCTGCCCACACGCAGGTGCATGGCCCAAATGTATGTGGAAAACAGCATACATTCTGCCCACACGCAGGTGCATGGCCCAAATGTATGCGAAAAACAGCATACATTGTGCTCGCATACAGGCACACGGACCAAATGTATGTGGGAAACAGCATACATCCCACCGCAAAATTGGCTTTGATTTTATGTATTGCACTGGATAACAAGTTTGAAGACATGTTTTACTTTTAAGAAGCTTTTGAGCAAAGCAAATGAAGCAGGGAATGGTTCTGATACCCCAAAACAAGCCTCTAGAATATAATCTAGGGCTTGTTTTGGATGTTTTAAATTACACTATCCTCTATCCTGCGGCCCACACATCCAGCTCGATTTTGATTTCAGGGAGCCCTAATCCTTGGATATAGGCAACCGTCATGGAGGGAGGCGTGGGGCCGAATACATTATTCCAGATGGAATAGAAATGATCCCAATCGATTTCCTCCGTGGCCCAGATGTTGATTTTGATGACATGGTCCGGGGTTAGCTGCTGTGAGGACAGGATGTCCACAATATTGCTCATCGTATTCGTAACCTGCTGGTTGAAATCTGCGGGGATATTATTGTTCTGATCGATTCCGATTTGACCGGAAAAGACGTACATTTCAGCATCCCGGCTGATCTTGGTCACATGGCTGTAGCTTCCAACCGGTTTTGCTATATTTTCAGGGTTATATCTTTGGACGACCTTATTATTTAAATTCATGATGGTAAGTCTCCTTTTAAATGGGCTGTTTTTGTTAGAAAATAGACAGACTTGTCCCGTCCGCATAAATTCTAAAAGAAAACAGCAGTCGAATACCCGATTCCGGCAGACAGATATCGAATCGATCTCTTTTTCATCAGGTATCCCTCCTAATCATTTAAAATTTAACTTACTCTATGAATGATAACATACCCTCAAGAGAAACTAAAATACAGGGTGCGATAAGAGGCGAGACATACCATAAGTTAAAATTTCCCTCTGTCGTAATACTTTCGCCCTGTTGGCCCGCTGGATCGTGTGCGAAGATGGAAACATCAAACGGCTGCAATATCGCCGGGAGATCTTCAGGCTATTGCGGTCCTTCCTTCTACTCAAATTGGATGAATTAGGGCCGCAGCTCTCCTGAAGGATGCTTATCTTGAGAGGAGGCGTCGAGGCTATTGTATTCCTTCCTTCTACCCAATGGAAACCTTAAACCGTGTAGGGATACGGCTCTCCTGGACACTGTACTATGAATATGATGATGAATAGAATCTACCTGCGCAGAGCAGGCAAAATGATGGTGAAATATTCCGCTGACACTGTTGATACGAAGCAGCTCCCAAAGGGGTACTTGGCCGCAGCCCTCCGCAATCTCCAGGGGCTGGGGTACACGTTGTCGCCTGCCTTGTTCCGGGCGGTCCAGAGGCTGTCCCGCGAGGCCTTCGAGCAGCTGTACCATCTAATGATTGCAGATGTGAAGCGGATGGTTGGGGCACATGTGAATTATGCTCCGATGTATCCGGGCTTCCCGGAGCAGGTCATGCAGGAGGATGAGGCGGAGCTGTATTTCAATGCAATGTTCCATTACTATACCTGGGAAGTGCCATACGATAAGCCTGTACAGAAAGAACCGCTTCAGGAGCAGGTAACGCTGAAGGTCATTGACCTGGGGAGCATCACAGAGTTCCGGACCCTAATCCGCCAGCTGATGGAGGCCAGGGGCTCGATCTCGGCAGAGGATCAGAAGGATATCGATGCCGTTATTGCAAATACACCCGCAGCAGAGCTGGATGAGCTGCTGCCGCCCGAGATTCCGTTCAAGGAGAATGCCGGATTCGTAGCCGCTTCGCTGCTTAAGCATGAGAAGGCCGATGTGGGCCGGATCAGCCCTTATTTCAAGACAGCCACCGATGTATTGCGGTTGGCGGTGGCTTGGTCGGAAGGCGATGTCAGCCTGGCCGCACCTACCCGCTTCCGCAAGTTCAAGCGGCTTGAGCGCCGGCTGCTGCTGGGGCTCCT
The window above is part of the Paenibacillus sp. FSL H8-0048 genome. Proteins encoded here:
- a CDS encoding efflux RND transporter periplasmic adaptor subunit yields the protein MEITGVPADRRRKKNIKIAFLLLLGVLLFFTFFSNTLQSLTLPKVTTVTPQSKSLEFTLEGSGILRPVNEVKLQNGSGWKPREVLVQEGERVKKGQRLILYDSQSAEAGLQDEIALLDQQKLGQQTLQDQFIQTYAEGDELQIRKARREIEAGKQDQARQARKIAGMRDRLTAEQQLKAPFDGIVTRLNALPGIMSSGEPDLVLSSSREGFQFDFTADAGLLSSLGITLGEKLEVEVHSAEGPSARILPGQIAEIKSAEARAGSPASEDTSRAEDIAQKTVFIVMNDGSLQGGEQVQFQMKKPSLQEGVVVPTKAIHQTGGRSFVYTIEEQRGALGNTFVAREVQIRSSITNGPDSMIMADNLYGDEKIILESSEPLQDGNRVRLQ
- a CDS encoding ABC transporter substrate-binding protein — encoded protein: MKRINKMGWLGMSLAFTTMMSACSSGNSAEAPNAGGKTVLTLSVQQDSEFYRAVEQKFEQAYPDIDLQIQAYKGISEKMEGPDYEKYQKTAGTALLSGKGADIYETGSLPASDYVSKKLFLDMDDYLKQSKTLKKEDLQMNVLNALKVNGGTYIIPSGFSLRAFLGDGDVLKQAEINDKSWTWQDWKKISKSLIASEQQEGSAHRYALPNNPPDMLLQEMVFDGYNQFVDVAARKAKFDSPAFIFMMREINEMYQEKLMTTEPVETENQLFYSAVIHNPADFINVPYTYFANPKLLYKPHSGNSGAMRIIPNYTFAIQAKSPVAEQAWTFMEFLLSDEVQSLQSREGFSLLRSLNDKQFSELQQQVKSGTYKLPDGKLASVPEGQFKVFQDMMDTADNFAMMDVKILSIIGEEANAFFSGQKTAEDVAKLIQNKATTYLNE
- a CDS encoding response regulator transcription factor; this encodes MKRTTILIAEDEMEIADLIALHLQKEGYHCIQVPDGRAAVQAIQSQSIDLAILDIMMPELDGYEVTRQVRVKHNLPIIFLSAKTSDFDKITGLVMGADDYMIKPFNPMELLARVNSQLRRSRQFSQPPAAQQAPVLESGGLMISPDRHTVTLYGKAIDLTPKEFDILYLLASHSKQVFSAESIFQQVWGEAYYESGNTVMVHIRTLRRKLGEDQNKDRFIRTIWGVGYTFND
- a CDS encoding HAMP domain-containing sensor histidine kinase, translating into MTKRARGFRARLVQFLGVSMLLSAGLTYGIFKLLQLYYSGVKWEDPEAEVRRFIYKLGDFNVSLMLFIPLMLIFFFKFTKPYIRYLNEISSGIHHLANGEFQNQVKIASRDEFSAIAEDLNAAGAKLLAAVQRGDFAESSKDQLVVNLAHDLRTPLTSVLGYLDLILKEEKLPMETIRHYATIAFTKSQRLEKLIDGLFEITKMNYGTLPMVKTHLDIGELLRQLNEELYPVFERNGLTSRLKISPGLNVYGDGDLLVRVLGNLLTNAARYGQEGVYVDINSRPDSGAVAVEVINYGNPIPPEEQAHIFEMYYSGDRARTHQDGGTGLGLFIARNIVEQHEGTLSVESNEIWTRFEMRLPQA
- a CDS encoding RidA family protein; the encoded protein is MNLNNKVVQRYNPENIAKPVGSYSHVTKISRDAEMYVFSGQIGIDQNNNIPADFNQQVTNTMSNIVDILSSQQLTPDHVIKINIWATEEIDWDHFYSIWNNVFGPTPPSMTVAYIQGLGLPEIKIELDVWAAG